A segment of the Mogibacterium diversum genome:
TGGTTCAACAAAGACAAATATCGAGGCAAAGCTAGTTGCGACAAGCAATACAACAGGAACTATCAAGCTTGTGATTCCTGAGAATACAAGTGCAGACTCGATAACATATAAGATTAAGAAACAAAAGGGCTATACTTTCAGCTATGAGGATGTTGACGCATCATTCTCGCTTGTACAGGCAGGAAAGACAGGATCTTCTACACCTGGAACAGGTGTGACACCAGTTGCTCCAACTGAGGTAAAGGTTAACTCTGTAAGCTACGACAAGACATCACTAGACTCAAACGGCGGAGCAGTAGTTGCAGAGCTAAGCGGTGTTGGATTTACTCAGGTAGATGCTCTTAAGGCAAAGGTTTATAAAGTTAATCCAGAGGGTACTGTGGATGATGCCCTACTTCCTATACAGGTAGAAGTAGTTGATGACACACACGCTAAGGTTAAGTTTACGCTTCCTGCAAATAGCAGCACATCAACGCTTTCTTACGCACTCAGAGTGGCAACTAAGGGAAATGTAAATTATTCTGCAATTAAAGACCTATCCAATCAGGAACAGCTATTAACTGTTGCTGCAAAGGCACAGGAGCAGACAGGTGATAACTCTGTTATTCCAGCAGGAGCAAAGACATTTGCGCTGGATATCGATGATTGGTCGGCTTATAACATGGGAGATGGTCAGTTTAACGTTATATTTAAGAAACCAGTTTCTCTTAACAGTCAGATTGATATAAAGAAATTCATCTATTTTTCCGATAGAGGAAGCAAGAAGGTTGAGCTCACCGATAGCGACACAGTAACATTAGAGGGAAATGTTCTAACTATTCAGCTTGCTGATAAGGATAAAAAGGTACCTTCTTATCTAATGGTTAAGGCAGGCGCTCTTAAGAATGATAAGGGTGCATACCTAAAATACAAGATGGATGGCACAGGAGAGCACTTCCGTTATATTACAGATGGAGCACACGTTGATTCGATGGAATTTAATAAGATTACATTCGATTCGAACGGAGGACATCTCGTAGCGACTATTAAGGGTCACAATCTAAAGAACAACGTAGCAGGACTTCCTGAGTTCAATGTAAATGTCGCTAAGAATGATGTTACGCTGAGCGATGTTACACCGTACAACCTCACTGTTGATGTGAAGAGCAACACTGAGGCAGTTGTAACTGCTGATTTACCAGCAAATACAACAGATAGGACTGAGTCATACAGAATCATCCCTGTAATATATGGCAGACAGATTTATTCGACATATATAAAGGGATACGATATAGTCTCCGTTCTACCTGCAGGAAAGAACTCTGCAGACAAGACGCTATCTACAGTTATGGTCAGCGGAGCAAGTGATGAAAACCCTGCTCCAGAAATCTACGAAGTAGACGTTAAGAGTCACAACGTATCACTCAAGATAAATGCTGTTCTCCGTGGAACTAATCTTGATGCAAAGAAGATGAAGGTCAAGGTTGTTGACGAAAACGGAACAGAGTGGCCAGCTAAGCCAGTATACGAGTGCGGAGCAACTTACAGATGGCAGTGGAGCAACATGTACCTTCCAAATGTACCTTCAAAGAACGAACAGCACATCGAGCTTCTCGTTCCTCGCGCACTAGGTATGGATCATACATTCACACTAACATTCGCACCAGATGGGGAGAACTTTGACGAGAACCTCAAGGCAACTGTAATCGTAAGAAATGATGGCATAATAGATACTTCTAATGCTGCATTTAACATGGATGACTACACTAAGCTGAGAACCATCACAGTTAATTACGTTGATAAGAACGGAAACAAGGTTGCTGAACCAAAGCATGTAAAGGCATACGGAATCCATGAGCTATACGCACTTGGACTAACTGCAAAGGAAATCGACGGCTATAAGCTAGTTAAAGCAGACCCAGATAAGGCCCTGTTAGACGCAATGCTTGCAACACCAGATTCACTGGAGGATGGAAGACTAAATGGTGCAACTGTATTCGTAAAGGCATTCCCTTACAATACAATTACATACACTTACGAGAAGACTGCTACTCCAGCGCCAATTGCTACAGGATATAACTTCACAGTTGGTAAGGACGCCGTATGGAGTGCTGGAGATCTAGGATTCAAGATTGAGAATACAGAAGTAGACAAGAATGCTGCTGGAGACAAAGTGTTCGACAGATTCCAGGGAATCGAAGTTGATGGACAGACTGTAGATCCTTCAAACTACGAAGCAAAGGCTGGAAGTGTTGTCCTAACACTAAGAGAGAGCTACATCAGAAGCCTAGGTACTGGAAGACACTCA
Coding sequences within it:
- a CDS encoding MucBP domain-containing protein, yielding MKNFIKKFSTMVLSVSMLMTSGVILPSVSAANFKPIIEGSKWTSFDTVTVTFSDNVTLADDAKEKVVLTTYGQETPLNASDEVTASGKNVKIKLAGGYKYYSGLKFKAGALKSADGTPTTSDVVGYSISLDKGITSLSVADKNVPAAGKTVNVQVTGKNLDFGDPINLKVYAGSTKTNIEAKLVATSNTTGTIKLVIPENTSADSITYKIKKQKGYTFSYEDVDASFSLVQAGKTGSSTPGTGVTPVAPTEVKVNSVSYDKTSLDSNGGAVVAELSGVGFTQVDALKAKVYKVNPEGTVDDALLPIQVEVVDDTHAKVKFTLPANSSTSTLSYALRVATKGNVNYSAIKDLSNQEQLLTVAAKAQEQTGDNSVIPAGAKTFALDIDDWSAYNMGDGQFNVIFKKPVSLNSQIDIKKFIYFSDRGSKKVELTDSDTVTLEGNVLTIQLADKDKKVPSYLMVKAGALKNDKGAYLKYKMDGTGEHFRYITDGAHVDSMEFNKITFDSNGGHLVATIKGHNLKNNVAGLPEFNVNVAKNDVTLSDVTPYNLTVDVKSNTEAVVTADLPANTTDRTESYRIIPVIYGRQIYSTYIKGYDIVSVLPAGKNSADKTLSTVMVSGASDENPAPEIYEVDVKSHNVSLKINAVLRGTNLDAKKMKVKVVDENGTEWPAKPVYECGATYRWQWSNMYLPNVPSKNEQHIELLVPRALGMDHTFTLTFAPDGENFDENLKATVIVRNDGIIDTSNAAFNMDDYTKLRTITVNYVDKNGNKVAEPKHVKAYGIHELYALGLTAKEIDGYKLVKADPDKALLDAMLATPDSLEDGRLNGATVFVKAFPYNTITYTYEKTATPAPIATGYNFTVGKDAVWSAGDLGFKIENTEVDKNAAGDKVFDRFQGIEVDGQTVDPSNYEAKAGSVVLTLRESYIRSLGTGRHSIKAKFRGGESASTSFSVTRAGAGSSVSSRPGAGAGAASRPGMARVGAVHRNVVKTGDSSNAFTYALVLVLAATALAGVVSYRRKRA